One Bombus fervidus isolate BK054 chromosome 5, iyBomFerv1, whole genome shotgun sequence DNA window includes the following coding sequences:
- the LOC139987470 gene encoding uncharacterized protein isoform X2, which yields MQNWNQWQLSAGAVATPMPQPPVGYAVPGTDPTAMMQAYMQYYNQPAPSGYTAEQWAAAQQQNWAQWQQWQQQYQQWQAQYGEKYQETMKHMSAQNMNLANQVSQLPIVQPPPPLPKEDTKPPLPPNNMNTYQFTSMPPPHQNNLPLFPVKQNANTPMQQTNIQNCPQNPPLPPNQPPLPPENNNSSKENNSLNGKRSNSIGSESNSVKKLKIEDEELTEAEKTFDAQFKQWEEQFNKWKQQNANHPDKTQYKQYEAKWTSWREKLIERREQMRRKREQQKQTVVKVDVEKNKGSSGDDKILNILSSTENQGLINNLLGIGKTLGLTAKQSINVPPPPPPPPATETVASNIQTATSSQVSQSSTTQLPVMNMMSSNMTSSPWNSQQWTAQYNAGVNVSNFSNFQAMTGVPPPPFNMPPTQMPPPNFTQPPPNFPAIPNFSQPPPGFVSNDSRQNHNVRPPVPPNMQGRPPSFGMNTGKGPDSNLIHNERQNQPGSMNNFDSVGHQGNFGINDAGHQKEGIPAERFGPDSINDQQGNQFRNDMFGQRNENYKLNDERVSEAEQFRREDRNYQEHGNNQFNQQKMNFNNDRFASGNDRFGPGNSRFGPTNDRFGPGNDRFGMTNDRFGPGDNRFVVGNDRFGPGGDRLGQGTEPVNDRFGTNNNRFGPNNEPYGPGGDRFNRNSMDRFDQKDVVDNRRDNFLNVSRGFSRNNQFEPPDKFAPELKKLMEKRRAAMDVFKPSYFDSDKSSSVSSLSESFKKITGDSPFMKSAGNQNLGPRGSSNFGPGAPGNFRIPGDFKLHGNPDFGPRALLGIVRNNSFDSRDSFKGSNSSSQQMQDLMHTEPRSEMVNIGNDTNVKNEVKNESTTAVEQVAVNNSKSTEQNVDNAQKDSSENYSIQKDIPLLEKPPWVNAQLPEDSLLQKDSIKEEEIPSTNYSSSEQDPQNAFKEQTEVKQELSNNDSENTEKKPEVLPFMGENDLKPEDLNMEPPPELPNLGPVLTDTNEPTDSVQRTDEPYDGKESSLKSFVSNTESFEPRGPFDSTFGPRGMPFRPSTPFLSPRGPNNVRFPMFDPPFNSSGPNPYSLGPRGPNDVQFGPRALNDGQFDPRGPSDGQFGPRASNNAQFGPRGLGDGQYGPRGTGDGQYGPRGTGDGQFGSRAPNDGQFGQRGPNDAQFGPRGPNDGQFGPRSVNDGIFGPRGPNDGLFGTRGPVENQFGLRAPNNVQFGPRSSNIGQFGPRYDAQLSLSRPNDGQFGPRATNDGQFGPHGPNNRPFDNRGPCDQFMPRGLNEGQPRFSGLNDRLFGSRRNDPPYQRSPGGSKGANDGQFSNRFNEKQFDNSTDGCFGSQSSNDAYFGPRGPIGSSNDTSFLSRGQPDRSFDNRQLDVRGIGELRSKGPIDNNSGSKIQGTSEISGDGGVFANNEQISIDESMQQRQFDSNDAQNSVWRQPYSKNSFGDVDQRSGRGYLDKSMLPQNESFNQSIANDIERRSPKNGNKCNVPDKRSERNMNDITVTDYKTGYTESSSGSDYTKFDNSNIYVKRPMDNRQSQVRCSAVKEFCIEKQFNYNHSGASSDKKFIEHIPAKVIDYAHTSRSSNQNHLTPVQCFDYGHGNLKPLVPEHEVYPKKDFRNWEENEQNLKDYTEKIRRYECYANKTESRHPRDYKQRRNSEEFIDDRKPERERREKEDYKAKERDDRIFDHTPDKDQDNRYDKSPIKERTRERCEPSQKETTKENDKDEDRSKGNINWQENSNKNVIDTKPSETSVTDAQHNVLESTPKTLELAKTPNCTMVDDLLCPPGRQNRPPKIAIILRGPPGSGKSFVAKLIKDKEVEQGGSAPRILSLDDYFLVEKEIESTDDNGKKVTVKEMVYEYEEAMEQSYITSLVKAFKKNITDGFFNFIILDCINEKISDYEEMWSFAKTKGFKVYVCEMEMDLQICLKRNIHNRTEDEINRIIDYFEPTPSYHQKLDVNSMLQEQAIEEVHMEDTEETQEKSPQQNEDSQDSQDDTQDTIGVSKWERMEAEDKLDRLDGLAKKKNEGKVQTMKDFLQVPDYYNMEDTSGKKRVRWADLEERKEQEKMRAVGFVVGHTNWDRMMDPTKGGSALTRTKFFSLS from the exons atgcaaaattggAACCAATGGCAATTGTCAGCTGGTGCTGTTGCTACTCCAATGCCACAACCACCAGTTGGTTATGCTGTACCAGGAACAGATCCTACAGCTATGATGCAAGCATACATGCAGTATTATAATCAACCA GCACCTAGTGGGTATACAGCTGAACAATGGGCTGCAGCTCAACAACAAAACTGGGCTCAGTGGCAGCAATGGCAGCAACAATATCAGCAATGGCAAGCACAGTATGGGGAGAAG TACCAAGAAACAATGAAACACATGTCAGCCCAGAACATGAACTTAGCTAATCAGGTGTCACAGTTACCAATCGTACAACCTCCACCACCTCTTCCAAAGGAGGATACAAAACCGCCATTACCTCCTAATAATATGAACACATATCAATTTACAAGCATGCCTCCTCCACATCAAAACAATCTTCCATTATTTCCCGTTAAACAAAACGCGAATACACCAATGCAACaaacaaatatacaaaactGTCCTCAAAACCCCCCTTTACCTCCAAATCAGCCACCATTACCTCCTGAAAATAACAATAGtagtaaagaaaataatagtttaaatggTAAACGCAGTAATAGTATCGGTAGTGAATCTAATAGTgttaaaaagttgaaaatcgAAGATGAAGAACTAACTGAAGCCGAGAAAACATTTGACGCTCAGTTTAAACAGTGGGAGGAGCAGTTTAATAAGTGGAAACAGCAAAATGCAAATCATCCAGACAAG accCAGTATAAACAGTACGAAGCTAAATGGACATCCTGGCGAGAGAAGCTTATCGAACGACGTGAACAAATGCGTAGGAAACGCGAGCAACAAAAGCAAACTGTTGTTAAAGTAGATGTTGAAAAGAATAAAGGCTCGTCTGGTGATGATAAGATACTGAACATTCTATCCAGTACAGAAAATCAAGGATTAATCAACAATTTATTGGGTATTGGTAAAACTCTTGGCTTAACTGCAAAGCAGAGTATTAACGTACCTccaccgccaccgccgccaCCAGCAACAGAAACAGTAGCGTCTAACATTCAAACAGCAACTTCCTCTCAAGTATCACAGTCGTCGACAACTCAGCTACCAGTCATGAACATGATGTCTTCTAATATGACTTCGTCACCTTGGAATTCTCAACAATGGACAGCACAGTATAATGCAGGCGTGAACGTATCGAATTTCTCTAACTTCCAAGCTATGACTGGAGTACCTCCACCTCCATTCAATATGCCACCAACTCAAATGCCTCCACCAAACTTTACACAACCGCCGCCGAATTTTCCAGCTATACCAAACTTTTCACAACCACCGCCGGGATTTGTTAGTAATGATTCACGACAGAATCACAACGTACGACCGCCAGTTCCACCCAACATGCAAGGAAGACCTCCTTCATTCGGAATGAATACTGGTAAAGGTCCAGATAGTAATTTGATACACAACGAACGTCAAAATCAACCTGGTTCTATGAACAATTTTGACTCAGTAGGTCATCAGGGTAATTTCGGAATAAATGATGCTGGGCATCAAAAGGAAGGCATACCAGCAGAACGTTTTGGTCCAGATAGTATAAATGATCAACAAGGTAATCAATTTCGCAATGATATGTTTGGtcaacgaaatgaaaattataaattaaacgatGAACGAGTATCTGAAGCCGAACAATTTAGAAGAGAAGATAGGAACTATCAAGAACACGGAAATAACCAGTTCAATCAACAGAAAATGAACTTTAACAACGATAGATTTGCTTCTGGAAACGATCGGTTTGGGCCAGGAAACAGTCGGTTCGGTCCAACGAATGATAGATTCGGACCTGGAAACGATCGGTTTGGTAtgacaaatgatcgatttggACCTGGAGATAACAGATTCGTTGTTGGAAATGATAGATTTGGACCAGGAGGTGACAGGCTAGGACAAGGAACTGAACCTGTTAATGATCGTTTTGGAACAAACAATAATCGATTTGGTCCAAATAATGAACCTTATGGTCCTGGGGGTGATAGGTTTAATAGGAATAGTATGGATCGTTTTGACCAAAAAGACGTAGTAGATAATAGACgtgataattttctaaatgtttCAAGGGGTTTCAGTAGGAATAATCAATTTGAACCACCAGATAAATTTGCTCCAGAACTAAAGAAGCTTATGGAAAAAAGGAGAGCAGCGATGGACGTATTCAAACCAAGTTATTTTGATTCTGATAAAAGTAGCAGCGTTAGTTCACTGAGTGAAAGCTTTAAGAAGATTACAGGTGATTCTCCATTCATGAAATCTGCTGGAAACCAAAATTTGGGACCTCGTGGATCTTCTAACTTTGGACCAGGCGCACCTGGTAATTTCAGAATACCTGGAGATTTTAAGCTTCATGGAAATCCTGACTTTGGACCGCGTGCTCTTCTAGGAATTGTACGCAACAATTCGTTCGATTCGCGGGATTCATTCAAAGGATCGAATTCTAGTTCACAACAAATGCAAGATCTTATGCATACCGAACCTAGATCGGAAATGGTGAATATCGGAAACGACACGAATGTGAAGAACGAGGTTAAAAATGAATCTACTACTGCAGTAGAACAAGTTGCAGTAAATAATTCGAAATCGACTGAACAAAACGTCGATAATGCACAAAAAGACAGTTCTGAGAATTATTCAATACAGAAAGACATTCCATTATTAGAAAAACCACCTTGGGTTAACGCTCAACTTCCTGAAGATAGCTTATTGCAGAAGGATAGTATTAAGGAGGAAGAAATTCCGTCTACAAACTATAGCTCTTCAGAACAGGATCCACAGAATGCTTTCAAAGAACAAACAGAGGTAAAGCAAGAACTATCTAATAATGATAGTGAAAATACCGAGAAAAAACCTGAAGTGTTACCTTTTATGGGAGAAAATGATCTAAAACCTGAAGATTTAAATATGGAGCCACCACCTGAATTACCCAATTTAGGTCCTGTTCTTACAGACACTAATGAACCTACTGATTCTGTACAAAGAACAGATGAACCATATGATGGAAAAGAGTCTTCCTTGAAATCATTTGTAAGTAACACTGAATCTTTTGAACCAAGAGGACCTTTTGATTCTACATTTGGTCCAAGGGGAATGCCATTTAGACCAAGTACACCTTTTTTGAGTCCTAGAGGTCCTAACAATGTAAGATTTCCTATGTTTGATCCACCATTTAATTCTTCTGGTCCAAATCCGTACTCATTAGGTCCTCGTGGACCCAATGATGTACAATTTGGTCCAAGAGCTTTGAATGATGGGCAGTTTGACCCAAGAGGCCCGAGCGATGGACAGTTTGGTCCAAGAGCTTCGAATAATGCGCAATTTGGTCCTCGAGGTCTTGGTGATGGACAATATGGCCCTCGAGGTACTGGTGATGGACAATATGGCCCTCGAG GTACTGGTGATGGACAATTTGGTTCAAGAGCTCCCAATGATGGGCAGTTCGGTCAACGGGGTCCAAATGATGCACAATTTGGCCCAAGGGGACCTAATGATGGACAATTTGGTCCTAGAAGTGTCAATGATGGAATATTTGGACCAAGAGGTCCTAATGATGGACTATTTGGGACGAGAGGTCCCGTTGAAAATCAATTCGGATTAAGAGCTCCTAATAATGTACAGTTTGGACCTAGATCTTCGAATATTGGACAATTTGGCCCCAGATATGATGCTCAGTTAAGTTTAAGCAGACCTAATGATGGACAATTCGGTCCTAGAGCGACAAACGATGGTCAATTCGGGCCCCACGGACCTAATAATAGACCATTTGATAATCGAGGTCCTTGCGATCAGTTTATGCCTAGAGGACTTAACGAAGGACAGCCAAGATTTTCAGGACTCAATGATAGACTTTTTGGTTCACGACGCAATGATCCACCTTATCAACGAAGTCCAGGTGGTTCGAAAGGTGCAAACGACGGCCAGTTTTCAAATAGatttaatgaaaaacaatTTGATAATTCTACTGATGGATGTTTTGGTTCACAGAGTTCTAATGATGCATATTTTGGTCCACGAGGTCCAATAGGTAGCTCAAATGACACTTCTTTCTTATCTCGAGGTCAACCTGACAGATCTTTTGATAATCGACAACTTGATGTCAGAGGAATTGGAGAACTTAGATCAAAAGGACCAATTGATAATAATTCTGGTTCCAAAATACAGGGTACTTCAGAAATAAGCGGTGATGGTGGAGTATTCGCTAATAATGAACAAATATCAATTGATGAAAGTATGCAACAGAGGCAATTCGATTCTAATGATGCACAGAATTCAGTCTGGAGGCAACCATACTCTAAAAACAGCTTCGGAGATGTAGATCAAAGGTCTGGAAGAGGCTATCTTGATAAATCCATGTTGCCTCAAAATGAATCATTTAATCAGAGTATAGCGAACGACATAGAACGACGATCTCCTAAGAATGGAAATAAATGTAACGTTCCTGATAAAAGATCAGAGAGAAATATGAACGATATAACGGTGACTGATTACAAGACTGGATACACAGAATCTTCATCAGGTTCTGATTATACAAAATTCGATAACTCTAATATATACGTGAAACGACCTATGGATAACAGGCAAAGCCAAGTCAGGTGTTCAGCTGTGAAAGAATTTTGTATAgagaaacaatttaattataatcataGCGGGGCTAGCAGCgacaagaaatttatcgaGCATATACCTGCTAAAGTAATAGATTACGCCCACACTTCCCGATCATCGAATCAAAATCACTTAACTCCTGTGCAATGTTTCGACTATGGACATGGCAATTTAAAACCTCTAGTGCCAGAGCATGAAGTGTACCCAAAGAAAGATTTTAGAAATTGGGAGGAGAACGAACagaatttaaaagattataCAGAGAAAATCAGGAGGTACGAATGTTATGCGAACAAAACAGAATCTAGACACCCTCGAGACTAcaaacaaagaagaaatagcGAAGAATTTATAGATGATAGAAAACCTGAAAGGGAACGCAGAGAGAAGGAGGACTATAAAGCGAAAGAACGTGATGATAGAATATTTGATCATACGCCTGACAAAGATCAAGATAACCGCTATGATAAGAGTCCCATTAAAG AAAGAACACGGGAAAGATGTGAACCGTCTCAAAAGGAAACGACTAAAGAGAATGACAAAGATGAAGACAG aTCGAAAGGAAATATAAACTGGCAGGAGAATTCGAACAAGAACGTCATAGATACAAAGCCATCAGAGACCAG TGTTACAGATGCTCAGCATAATGTGTTGGAATCTACGCCAAAAACTTTGGAATTGGCAAAAACACCGAACTGCACAATGGTGGATGACTTATTGTGCCCTCCAGGTCGTCAGAACAGACCACCAAAAATAGCTATAATTTTAAGGGGTCCACCAGGCAGTGGAAAATCTTTTGTGGCAAAACTTATTAAG GATAAGGAAGTTGAACAAGGAGGTTCTGCACCACGAATATTAAGTCTTGATGATTATTTCTTGGTAGAGAAGGAGATAGAATCCACAGATGACAACGGAAAGAAAGTTACGGTTaag GAAATGGTCTATGAGTACGAAGAAGCAATGGAGCAAAGTTACATCACATCTCTTGTTAAAgcttttaaaaagaatattaccgatggtttctttaatttcattatattggATTGTATCAACGAAAAAATATCCGATTATGAAGAAATGTGGAGTTTTGCTAAAACAAAAGGCTTCAAA gtGTATGTTTGTGAGATGGAAATGGATTtacaaatttgtttaaaaagaaatattcacaATCGTACAGAagatgaaataaatagaattatagaTTACTTTGAGCCAACTCCAAGTTATCATCAAAAATTGGATGTTAATTCTATGCTACAGGAACAAGCAATCGAAGaa GTTCATATGGAAGACACTGAAGAAACCCAGGAGAAATCTCCACAACAAAATGAAGATAGTCAAGATAGTCAAGATGATACTCAAGATACTATT GGGGTTAGCAAGTGGGAACGTATGGAAGCAGAGGACAAATTAG ATCGTTTGGATGGTcttgcaaaaaagaaaaatgaaggaaAGGTGCAAACTATGAAAGATTTCCTTCAAGTTCCTGACTATTATAATATGGAAGATACTTCTGGTAAAAAACGT GTACGTTGGGCAGATTTGGAAGAACGTaaagaacaagaaaaaatGCGCGCTGTAGGATTTGTAGTCGGTCATACAAATTGGGATCGTATGATGGATCCCACAAAAGGAGGAAGCGCCTTAACACGCACAAA GTTTTTCTCACTATCATAA